A stretch of the Ptychodera flava strain L36383 chromosome 18, AS_Pfla_20210202, whole genome shotgun sequence genome encodes the following:
- the LOC139117869 gene encoding uncharacterized protein, whose product MACQIVLLKGTLSLKRNSLTAPPYAYGVLTPYAYDVLTPYAYDVLTPYAYDVLTPYAYGVLTPYAYDVLTPYAYDVLTPYAYDVLTPLCTYAYDVLTPYAYDVLIPYAYRVLTPYAYDVVTPYAYDVLTPYAYDVLTPYAYGVLTPYAYDVLTPYAYDVLTPYAYDVLTPYAYDVVTPYAYDVLTPYAYRVLTPYAYDVVTPYAYDVLTPYAYDVLTPYAYGVLTPYAYDVLTPYAYDVLTPYAYDVLTPYAYDVLTPYAYGVLTPYAYDVLTPYAYDVLTPYAYDVLTPYAYGVLTPLCTYAYDVLTPYAYGVLTSYAYDVLTPYATICL is encoded by the exons ATGGCTTGTCAAATAGTTTTACTGAAAGGCACTCTCTCATTGAAAAGGAATTCACTAACAGCACCTCCT TATGCTTATGGTGTACTGACACCATATGCCTATGATGTACTCACACCATATGCCTACGATGTACTCACACCATATGCCTACGATGTACTGACACCATATGCTTATGGTGTACTGACACCATATGCCTATGATGTACTCACACCATATGCCTATGATGTACTCACACCATATGCCTATGATGTACTCACACCACTGTGCACATATGCCTACGATGTACTCACACCATATGCCTACGATGTACTCATACCATATGCCTATCGTGTACTGACACCATATGCCTACGATGTAGTGACACCATATGCCTACGATGTACTCACACCATATGCCTACGATGTACTGACACCATATGCTTATGGTGTACTGACACCATATGCCTATGATGTACTCACACCATATGCCTACGATGTACTCACACCATATGCCTACGATGTACTCACACCATATGCCTACGATGTAGTGACACCATATGCCTACGATGTACTCACACCATATGCCTATCGTGTACTGACACCATATGCCTACGATGTAGTGACACCATATGCCTACGATGTACTCACACCATATGCCTACGATGTACTGACACCATATGCTTATGGTGTACTGACACCATATGCCTATGATGTACTCACACCATATGCCTATGATGTACTCACACCATATGCCTACGATGTACTCACACCATATGCCTACGATGTACTGACACCATATGCCTATGGTGTACTGACACCATATGCCTATGATGTACTCACACCATATGCCTATGATGTACTCACACCATATGCCTATGATGTACTCACACCATATGCCTATGGTGTACTGACACCACTGTGCACATACGCCTATGATGTACTGACACCATATGCTTATGGTGTACTGACATCATATGCCTATGATGTACTGACACCATATGCCACCATTTGCCTATGA